The Vibrio pomeroyi genome window below encodes:
- the ureA gene encoding urease subunit gamma yields MELTPREKDKLLIFCAGMLAQQRKQKGLKLNYPESIALISSAILEGAREGKTVSELMDFGRTLLTVDDVMEGIPSMIPDVQVEATFPDGTKLVTVHEPIV; encoded by the coding sequence ATGGAATTAACACCAAGAGAAAAAGATAAGCTACTTATCTTCTGCGCAGGAATGCTGGCACAGCAGCGCAAGCAAAAAGGTTTAAAACTCAACTACCCAGAATCTATTGCGCTGATCAGCAGTGCCATTCTTGAAGGTGCCCGTGAGGGAAAAACCGTTTCGGAATTGATGGATTTTGGACGAACACTGCTTACCGTCGATGACGTTATGGAGGGGATCCCTTCCATGATCCCAGATGTACAAGTCGAAGCTACTTTTCCTGATGGCACCAAGTTGGTGACCGTTCATGAACCTATCGTGTAG
- a CDS encoding urease accessory protein UreD, which translates to MNSLFSPNEVRNASLVEALSLNDTIEQDIRDGWQASLNLTFVDRGDKTVLKNRQQSGPLAVQRPLYPDGETCHTYLLHPPGGVVGGDTLNIEATVESGAHTLITTPGATKFYRSNNKYAKQKQTLRVKKGARLEWMPQENIFFPNAHVRLDTEIRLEKGAQFWGWEMHCFGRPAQNEGFERGHLVGKTEIYLDNQRLLTEGFNFHGGDKLMINMGLLDFSMMGTFYITSNEKQDLELVQSLLLSITQQASQQSVTPKTSSEPTLILGATQIEGLIVVRALGYWSEDILQAFGQIWQATRSHLCGTTPDLPRIWAT; encoded by the coding sequence ATGAATTCTCTCTTTTCTCCGAATGAAGTAAGGAACGCTTCTTTAGTTGAAGCTTTATCTTTGAATGACACCATCGAACAAGATATTCGTGATGGTTGGCAAGCGAGCTTAAACCTCACCTTTGTCGACCGCGGTGATAAAACGGTATTAAAGAATCGTCAGCAGTCTGGTCCGCTTGCGGTGCAACGCCCCCTGTATCCTGATGGGGAAACGTGTCACACCTACTTACTCCATCCCCCCGGCGGAGTGGTGGGTGGTGACACTCTCAATATTGAGGCAACCGTAGAAAGCGGTGCTCATACGCTGATCACCACACCCGGTGCGACCAAGTTCTATCGTTCTAACAACAAATACGCCAAGCAGAAGCAGACCCTTCGAGTGAAGAAAGGTGCGCGCTTGGAATGGATGCCACAAGAGAACATCTTTTTCCCCAATGCACACGTTCGTTTAGACACTGAAATTCGCCTAGAAAAGGGTGCACAGTTTTGGGGTTGGGAGATGCACTGTTTTGGACGACCTGCACAGAATGAGGGATTTGAGCGTGGTCACCTTGTTGGGAAAACGGAAATCTATCTTGATAATCAAAGGCTTCTGACTGAAGGTTTTAATTTTCATGGTGGCGATAAGTTGATGATAAATATGGGGTTACTTGATTTTTCAATGATGGGTACCTTTTATATCACCTCAAATGAGAAGCAAGATTTAGAGTTGGTACAGAGCTTGCTCTTATCTATTACACAGCAAGCTTCACAGCAATCAGTTACACCAAAAACGTCGAGTGAACCCACATTAATATTGGGTGCGACACAGATAGAAGGATTGATTGTGGTGCGAGCCTTGGGTTATTGGAGTGAAGACATCCTCCAGGCCTTTGGTCAGATATGGCAAGCAACTCGCTCTCATTTATGTGGTACGACTCCTGATTTACCAAGGATTTGGGCGACTTAG
- the ureC gene encoding urease subunit alpha gives MAKISKQAYAEMFGPTIGDRVRLADTDLWLEVEKDYTVYGDEVKFGGGKVIRDGQGQSQRPSAETPDLVITNAIVLDYWGIVKADVAIKAGRVQTLGKAGNPDVQPGVDIVIGPGTEILAGEGSILTAGGIDSHIHFICPQQIEEALASGVTTMIGGGTGPNTGTNATTCTPGPWNMHRMLESLDQFPMNFGLLGKGNASQPEALREQVAAGAVGLKLHEDWGTTPASIDTCLSVADEMDVQVAIHTDTLNESGFVESTLGAIGDRVIHTYHTEGAGGGHAPDIIRAAGEPNVLPSSTNPTRPYTVNTVDEHLDMLMVCHHLSPSIAEDVAFAESRIRRETIAAEDILHDLGAFSMIASDSQAMGRVGEVVTRTWQTAHKMKVQRGSLKEDSDYSDNFRLRRYVAKYTINPAITHGMAHEIGSIEAGKLADLVLWKPAFFGVKPSVILKGGMIAMAPMGDPNASIPTPQPVHYRSMFGSYGKACQNTSMLFVSKEAKEQNIDKQLGLQSLIGVVSNCRNISKADMKLNDWMPKIEVDSQTYQVRADGELLTCEPAEELPMAQRYFLF, from the coding sequence ATGGCGAAGATATCCAAACAGGCTTACGCCGAAATGTTTGGGCCAACAATCGGAGACCGAGTGCGTCTTGCTGACACCGATTTATGGCTAGAAGTTGAAAAGGATTACACCGTATACGGTGACGAAGTGAAGTTCGGCGGCGGTAAAGTGATTCGCGATGGGCAAGGGCAAAGCCAGCGTCCAAGTGCCGAAACACCTGACTTGGTGATCACTAACGCGATTGTGTTGGACTACTGGGGCATCGTAAAAGCCGATGTTGCAATCAAAGCTGGCCGAGTTCAAACATTAGGCAAAGCAGGCAACCCAGATGTTCAACCGGGCGTCGATATTGTGATTGGTCCGGGTACGGAAATTTTGGCCGGCGAAGGTTCGATCCTCACTGCGGGTGGCATCGATTCACATATTCACTTCATCTGTCCGCAACAGATTGAAGAAGCATTGGCGTCGGGTGTTACGACCATGATAGGCGGTGGTACAGGACCAAATACCGGTACCAACGCAACCACATGTACACCGGGTCCGTGGAACATGCACCGTATGTTGGAGTCGCTCGACCAATTCCCAATGAACTTTGGTTTGCTTGGTAAGGGCAATGCAAGCCAACCTGAAGCATTGCGTGAACAAGTGGCAGCGGGCGCAGTGGGTTTGAAGTTGCATGAAGACTGGGGAACAACCCCCGCGTCAATTGATACTTGCTTGAGTGTTGCCGATGAGATGGACGTACAAGTTGCGATTCACACCGATACGCTAAATGAATCGGGTTTTGTTGAATCGACCCTTGGCGCTATCGGTGATCGCGTGATTCATACCTACCACACGGAAGGTGCGGGTGGCGGCCATGCTCCCGATATTATTCGCGCTGCAGGTGAGCCGAATGTTCTGCCTTCCTCAACCAACCCGACACGACCTTACACCGTCAATACGGTCGATGAGCACTTGGATATGTTGATGGTGTGTCACCATTTATCACCTTCGATCGCTGAAGATGTCGCGTTCGCTGAATCACGTATTCGCCGTGAAACCATCGCTGCAGAAGACATTCTTCATGACTTAGGCGCATTCTCGATGATCGCTTCGGATTCACAAGCAATGGGTCGCGTAGGCGAGGTCGTAACACGTACTTGGCAAACCGCACACAAGATGAAAGTGCAGCGTGGCAGCCTAAAAGAAGATTCCGACTACAGTGATAACTTCCGCCTAAGACGTTATGTCGCTAAGTACACTATTAACCCTGCGATCACGCACGGCATGGCACATGAAATCGGCTCTATCGAAGCTGGAAAGCTGGCGGATTTAGTGTTGTGGAAACCAGCCTTCTTTGGTGTGAAACCGAGTGTGATTTTGAAAGGCGGCATGATCGCCATGGCGCCGATGGGTGACCCAAACGCTTCAATACCAACACCTCAGCCAGTTCACTATCGCTCTATGTTTGGTAGCTATGGCAAGGCATGTCAGAACACATCAATGCTGTTCGTTTCTAAAGAAGCCAAGGAACAAAACATCGATAAGCAGTTGGGTTTGCAGAGTTTGATTGGCGTTGTCAGCAACTGCCGAAACATCAGCAAGGCAGACATGAAGCTTAACGATTGGATGCCGAAGATTGAGGTCGATTCTCAGACATATCAAGTGCGCGCTGATGGTGAACTGCTGACGTGTGAGCCTGCTGAAGAACTGCCAATGGCTCAGCGATACTTTTTGTTTTAG
- the ureG gene encoding urease accessory protein UreG: MESYKQPLRIGIGGPVGSGKTALLEVLCKAIRDKLNIAVVTNDIYTQEDAKILTRAEALEPDRIIGVETGGCPHTAIREDASMNLAAVEELAKLHKNLDVVFVESGGDNLSATFSPELADLTIYVIDVAEGEKIPRKGGPGITRSDLLVINKIDLAPYVGASLEVMEQDTQRMRPTKPYVFTNLKESQGLDFIINFIVTEGMLTMKEPSTTE, encoded by the coding sequence ATGGAAAGTTATAAGCAACCCCTTCGAATTGGTATTGGTGGCCCTGTTGGGTCAGGTAAAACTGCACTGTTGGAAGTGCTGTGTAAGGCGATTCGCGACAAGCTAAACATTGCCGTAGTAACCAACGACATCTACACCCAAGAAGATGCAAAGATACTGACACGAGCTGAAGCTCTAGAACCTGACCGCATTATTGGTGTGGAAACGGGCGGCTGCCCACACACAGCGATCCGTGAAGATGCGTCGATGAACCTCGCGGCAGTCGAAGAGCTGGCTAAGCTACATAAGAACCTTGATGTGGTATTTGTAGAGAGTGGTGGCGACAATCTGAGTGCGACGTTCAGCCCTGAGTTAGCCGACCTTACTATCTACGTGATTGATGTAGCGGAAGGGGAGAAGATCCCACGTAAAGGTGGCCCGGGTATTACACGATCTGATCTGTTGGTTATCAACAAGATCGATTTAGCACCGTATGTTGGCGCGTCACTTGAGGTGATGGAGCAAGACACACAACGTATGCGTCCAACCAAGCCTTACGTGTTCACCAACCTCAAAGAGAGCCAAGGGTTAGATTTCATCATCAACTTTATCGTGACCGAAGGGATGCTAACCATGAAGGAGCCTTCTACGACTGAGTAG
- a CDS encoding urease accessory protein UreF, translating to MSTTGNVAIYRLFQLISPSLPIGGFTYSQGLELAVEAGWVTNRDSMEQWLNTIVSSSVATLELPILERLYHALEKGELDEIEHWCNYLYSSRETSELRAEEKQRGHALNTLLKRLDIDISLVDSVDSHPNQLLGMCIAAQHWDIDLESLKQGYLWSWLENIVTAGVKLVPLGQTDGQLALINITNTFPEVIEKARTIEDWMIGSFSPSMALASSLHETQYTRLFRS from the coding sequence ATGAGCACAACAGGAAATGTCGCGATTTATCGTCTGTTCCAATTGATCAGTCCGTCGTTGCCGATTGGTGGTTTCACTTATTCGCAAGGCTTAGAACTGGCGGTTGAGGCGGGGTGGGTGACCAATCGCGATAGCATGGAACAGTGGCTTAATACCATCGTTAGTTCCAGTGTCGCGACCTTGGAATTACCTATCTTAGAGCGCCTTTATCATGCCCTAGAAAAGGGTGAACTCGATGAGATTGAGCACTGGTGTAACTACTTGTACTCAAGCCGTGAAACCAGTGAATTGCGAGCAGAAGAAAAGCAGCGCGGGCATGCATTGAATACCTTGTTGAAGCGCTTAGATATCGATATTTCGCTGGTGGACTCTGTTGATAGTCACCCAAACCAGCTGTTAGGAATGTGCATCGCCGCTCAACACTGGGACATCGATTTAGAAAGCCTTAAGCAAGGTTACTTATGGAGCTGGCTTGAAAATATCGTTACTGCAGGCGTAAAGCTAGTGCCTTTAGGCCAAACCGATGGGCAGTTGGCGCTGATTAATATCACTAACACCTTTCCTGAGGTGATTGAGAAAGCACGCACGATTGAAGATTGGATGATAGGTAGCTTTTCGCCTTCGATGGCGTTAGCGAGTTCATTGCACGAAACACAATACACACGACTATTTCGTTCGTAG
- the guaA gene encoding glutamine-hydrolyzing GMP synthase, with the protein MTKNIHDQRILILDFGSQYTQLVARRIREIGVYCELWSWDVEEADIREFNPDGIILSGGPESVTEENSPRAPQYVFDSGVPVFGICYGMQTMAEQLGGKVATSTEREFGYAAVQVTGESALFTDLESTQDVWMSHGDKVVEIPADFTKIAETDTCPYAAMANEEKKYFGVQFHPEVTHTKNGLKMLENFVLNVCGCEGLWTSASIIEDAVARIKEQVGDDEVILGLSGGVDSSVVAMLAHRAIGDKLTCVFVDNGLLRLNEAEQVMDMFGDQFGLNIIKVDAEDRFLKALEGEAEPEAKRKIIGHVFVDIFDEESKKLSNAKWLAQGTIYPDVIESAASKTGKAHVIKSHHNVGGLPDDMEMGLVEPLRELFKDEVRKIGLELGLPYNMLYRHPFPGPGLGVRVLGEIKKEYCDLLRRADAIFIEELHAADLYHKVSQAFTVFLPVRSVGVMGDGRKYDWVVSLRAVETIDFMTAHWAHLPYDFLGKVSNRIINEVNGISRVVYDISGKPPATIEWE; encoded by the coding sequence ATGACTAAAAATATTCATGACCAACGTATTCTAATTCTGGACTTCGGTTCTCAATACACACAGCTAGTAGCTCGTCGTATTCGTGAGATCGGTGTTTACTGTGAACTTTGGAGCTGGGACGTAGAAGAAGCGGATATTCGTGAATTCAATCCAGACGGTATCATCCTATCTGGTGGCCCTGAAAGTGTAACGGAAGAGAACTCTCCACGTGCACCTCAGTACGTATTTGATTCAGGTGTTCCTGTATTCGGTATTTGCTACGGCATGCAAACTATGGCTGAGCAACTTGGCGGTAAAGTAGCAACGTCTACTGAACGCGAGTTCGGCTACGCTGCTGTACAAGTGACTGGTGAATCTGCACTTTTCACTGACCTTGAGTCTACTCAAGACGTTTGGATGAGCCACGGCGACAAAGTAGTTGAGATTCCAGCTGATTTCACAAAGATCGCTGAAACAGACACTTGCCCATACGCTGCAATGGCAAACGAAGAGAAGAAGTACTTCGGTGTTCAATTCCACCCAGAAGTAACACACACTAAAAACGGCCTGAAAATGCTTGAGAACTTCGTTCTTAACGTATGTGGTTGTGAAGGTCTGTGGACTTCAGCTTCAATCATTGAAGATGCAGTTGCACGTATTAAAGAACAAGTCGGTGACGACGAAGTTATCCTTGGTCTTTCTGGCGGTGTTGATTCATCTGTAGTTGCGATGCTTGCTCACCGCGCTATCGGCGACAAACTAACATGTGTATTTGTTGATAACGGCCTTCTTCGTCTAAACGAAGCTGAGCAAGTTATGGATATGTTTGGCGACCAGTTCGGCCTAAACATCATCAAAGTAGATGCAGAAGATCGTTTCCTTAAAGCTCTGGAAGGCGAAGCTGAACCAGAAGCTAAGCGTAAGATCATCGGTCACGTATTCGTAGATATCTTCGATGAAGAGTCTAAGAAGCTGTCTAATGCTAAATGGCTTGCTCAGGGTACTATCTACCCAGACGTAATCGAGTCTGCAGCATCTAAGACAGGTAAAGCACACGTAATCAAATCTCACCACAACGTTGGTGGCCTTCCTGATGATATGGAAATGGGTCTTGTTGAGCCTCTACGTGAGCTGTTTAAAGATGAAGTACGTAAGATCGGCCTTGAGCTTGGTCTTCCATACAACATGCTTTACCGCCACCCGTTCCCGGGTCCAGGTCTAGGTGTTCGTGTTCTTGGCGAAATCAAGAAAGAGTACTGTGATCTACTGCGTCGCGCAGATGCTATCTTCATTGAAGAGCTTCACGCTGCTGACCTTTACCACAAAGTATCTCAAGCATTCACGGTATTCCTACCAGTACGTTCAGTTGGCGTAATGGGCGATGGCCGTAAGTACGATTGGGTTGTATCTCTACGTGCTGTAGAAACTATCGACTTCATGACAGCTCACTGGGCACACCTACCATACGACTTCCTAGGTAAGGTATCTAACCGTATTATCAACGAAGTTAACGGCATTTCGCGTGTTGTTTACGATATTTCTGGTAAGCCACCAGCAACTATCGAGTGGGAATAA
- a CDS encoding urease subunit beta yields MAGSTKQYSGLVPGKVETAPGDITLNEGRDTTSVKVQNIGDRPVQIGSHYHFYEANPSLIFDREATKGFRLNIPAGTATRFEPGQSRSVELVRYAGKLEIYGFQGKVMGKL; encoded by the coding sequence ATGGCTGGCTCCACCAAACAATATTCAGGCTTAGTTCCCGGAAAAGTAGAAACCGCTCCCGGTGACATCACTCTAAATGAAGGCCGAGATACGACGTCCGTTAAGGTTCAAAACATTGGCGACCGTCCCGTGCAAATTGGCTCTCATTACCACTTCTATGAAGCAAACCCTTCGCTGATCTTTGACCGAGAAGCCACTAAAGGCTTTCGACTCAACATCCCTGCAGGCACCGCTACTCGTTTTGAACCGGGTCAGTCTCGCAGCGTCGAGTTGGTGCGTTACGCCGGTAAGTTAGAGATCTACGGCTTCCAAGGGAAAGTGATGGGCAAGCTCTAA
- the xseA gene encoding exodeoxyribonuclease VII large subunit gives MTNPNIFTVSRLNSEVRLLLENEMGIVWLVGEISNFSAPVSGHWYLTLKDSRAQVKCAMFRGNNRRVTFKPQNGNQVLVKARLSLYEPRGDYQLIIESMQPEGDGKLQQEFEKLKMNLAAEGLFAQSSKQPLPEHPKRVGVITSKTGAALFDILDVLKRRDPSLPVVVYPTMVQGEEAAIQIAQAIGRANERNECDVLIVGRGGGSLEDLWCFNNEIVARTIAASQIPIISAVGHEVDVTIADFVADMRAPTPSAAAELVSRDNSHKEQAFASKRARLVSAIRHVLIKQAQSTQTLKYRLEKQHPSYQLQKQSQQLDDLDMRLRRGMTQYLKQHAQRVERKQHQLQLNSPVKRLGEQKLHLQRSEQKLLDAMDKTLLTTRHQLAMAAEKLETVSPLATLKRGYSITHSASSKTVSSINDVEVGEVITTQVEDGVIESQVTTRLTKSEL, from the coding sequence ATGACTAATCCAAACATCTTTACTGTTTCTCGCCTCAACTCAGAGGTTCGTCTCCTATTAGAAAACGAAATGGGAATAGTCTGGCTCGTTGGTGAAATCTCGAACTTCTCTGCACCTGTCTCTGGTCACTGGTACCTCACGCTTAAAGACTCTCGCGCTCAAGTTAAGTGCGCCATGTTTCGTGGCAATAACCGCCGAGTCACCTTTAAGCCTCAAAACGGCAATCAAGTTTTAGTCAAAGCTCGCCTGTCTCTTTACGAGCCACGTGGTGACTATCAACTGATCATCGAAAGCATGCAGCCAGAAGGTGACGGTAAGCTTCAGCAAGAGTTTGAAAAGCTGAAGATGAACCTCGCCGCAGAAGGACTCTTTGCTCAATCGAGTAAGCAACCGCTTCCTGAACATCCAAAGCGTGTTGGCGTTATCACCTCTAAAACCGGTGCAGCACTGTTTGATATTCTTGATGTCCTGAAAAGACGCGATCCTTCACTGCCAGTGGTGGTTTACCCAACCATGGTGCAAGGCGAAGAGGCAGCTATTCAGATTGCTCAGGCGATTGGACGAGCTAACGAACGCAATGAGTGTGATGTGTTGATCGTGGGTCGTGGCGGCGGTTCATTAGAAGACCTATGGTGCTTCAATAACGAGATCGTAGCTCGCACAATCGCAGCAAGCCAAATCCCAATTATCAGCGCAGTTGGCCATGAAGTTGATGTCACTATCGCCGATTTCGTCGCAGATATGCGCGCTCCTACGCCATCAGCAGCCGCTGAATTGGTTAGCCGCGATAACAGCCATAAAGAGCAAGCTTTCGCATCTAAACGTGCTCGCTTAGTCAGTGCGATTCGTCATGTGTTAATCAAACAGGCACAATCAACTCAAACGTTGAAATATCGCTTAGAGAAACAACACCCTAGCTACCAACTGCAAAAGCAGAGTCAGCAGCTTGATGACCTAGATATGCGTTTGCGTCGTGGTATGACTCAATACCTAAAGCAACATGCACAGCGTGTTGAACGTAAACAGCACCAGCTTCAATTGAACTCGCCAGTGAAGCGCCTTGGCGAACAGAAACTGCATCTGCAACGTTCAGAGCAAAAGCTATTAGATGCGATGGATAAGACGTTACTAACGACTCGCCACCAGCTCGCTATGGCTGCAGAGAAGTTAGAAACAGTGAGTCCACTGGCAACCCTAAAGCGTGGCTACAGCATTACTCATTCAGCATCGAGTAAGACGGTATCATCGATTAACGACGTCGAAGTAGGTGAAGTGATCACCACTCAAGTTGAAGACGGTGTGATTGAGTCGCAAGTGACCACTAGACTTACTAAGAGCGAGCTTTAA
- a CDS encoding HupE/UreJ family protein: MNFKTAAGLCTFTLASLTTSTMALAHPGHGSHSVHESHSFMSGLTHPVTGMDHLIMLIAFGLLIGALSFSTKIKAALIGGGLASLVVGLIAGQALGFSVIVEPAIIASLFVVSLCLWHVFSPSTKRVNSVLVASIAMLFFHGYAHGVEAASNLTQFASGMSITALALMVIGTFVGRAVYSKWLSVGVASASAALLLGA, from the coding sequence ATGAACTTTAAAACAGCTGCTGGCTTATGTACTTTCACACTGGCTTCTCTAACAACATCAACGATGGCTTTAGCTCACCCGGGGCATGGCTCACATTCTGTTCATGAGTCTCACTCATTTATGTCTGGCTTAACTCACCCTGTGACAGGTATGGATCACCTGATTATGCTGATCGCTTTTGGTTTGTTAATTGGCGCACTGTCGTTTTCAACCAAGATAAAAGCCGCTTTGATTGGTGGTGGATTGGCTTCACTAGTCGTTGGGCTTATCGCAGGCCAAGCCTTAGGCTTCTCTGTGATTGTTGAACCAGCAATCATCGCTTCTCTGTTCGTCGTCAGCTTATGTCTATGGCACGTATTCTCACCATCGACCAAGCGTGTAAACAGCGTATTAGTCGCTTCCATCGCGATGTTGTTTTTCCATGGTTACGCACACGGTGTTGAAGCTGCGAGCAACCTAACTCAATTTGCATCAGGCATGAGCATCACTGCTTTGGCATTAATGGTTATCGGCACGTTTGTAGGGCGCGCAGTTTACTCTAAATGGTTGTCAGTTGGTGTTGCTTCAGCAAGCGCAGCATTACTGTTAGGCGCGTAA
- the ureE gene encoding urease accessory protein UreE has product MIELTQIQAELNTAPDGFLSLPIDSRIKSRLKVTLDDGRDAGLFLPRGHILRGGEQLTSECGLTVEVKAAPETVSTVYCEDSHLLTRVAYHLGNRHVPLQVEAGWVRYQHDHVLDEMVEGLGATVTTEKQPFEPEGGAYGGRSGGHHHHH; this is encoded by the coding sequence ATGATTGAACTTACTCAAATTCAAGCCGAGTTGAACACGGCTCCAGATGGCTTTCTAAGCCTACCGATCGATAGCCGCATCAAAAGCCGTCTTAAAGTGACATTGGATGATGGTCGAGATGCAGGGCTATTTCTACCACGAGGTCATATCTTGCGTGGCGGAGAACAATTAACTAGTGAGTGTGGCTTAACTGTCGAAGTAAAAGCGGCGCCGGAAACCGTGTCGACTGTTTACTGTGAAGACTCGCATCTATTAACTCGTGTTGCTTACCACCTAGGTAACCGACATGTGCCACTACAAGTCGAGGCGGGCTGGGTGCGTTATCAACACGACCATGTTTTGGATGAAATGGTTGAAGGTTTGGGCGCGACAGTGACGACTGAAAAACAACCGTTTGAACCTGAAGGTGGCGCTTATGGCGGTCGCTCAGGTGGTCATCATCACCATCATTAA
- the guaB gene encoding IMP dehydrogenase, translating to MLRIAKEALTFDDVLLVPAHSTVLPNTADLRTQLTKNISLNIPMISASMDTVTEARLAIALAQEGGIGFIHKNMSIEQQAEMVRQVKIYEAGVVSHPVTVSPDATIADVVALTQKHGFAGFPVVTETNELVGIITGRDVRFVTDLSKKVDVVMTPKARLASVKEGATREEVQEKMHEARVEKVLVVNDDFQLTGMITAKDFHKAERKPNACKDERGSLRVGAAVGAGAGNEERVAALVEAGVDVLLIDSSHGHSEGVLNRIRETRAAYPDLQIIGGNVATGAGARALIEAGVSAVKVGIGPGSICTTRIVTGVGVPQVTAIADAAEVANEYGIPVIADGGIRFSGDICKAIVAGASCVMVGSMFAGTEEAPGEVILYNGRSYKSYRGMGSLGAMSQGSSDRYFQSDNAADKLVPEGIEGRIAYKGRLKEIVHQQMGGLRSSMGLTGSATVEDMRTKAEFVRISGAGMKESHVHDVQITKEAPNYRLG from the coding sequence ATGCTACGAATCGCAAAAGAAGCTTTAACTTTTGATGACGTTTTACTCGTCCCAGCACACTCAACCGTTCTTCCGAACACAGCTGATCTTCGCACTCAGTTAACGAAAAACATTTCTTTAAACATCCCAATGATCTCTGCATCGATGGATACTGTTACGGAAGCACGCCTAGCAATTGCCCTTGCGCAAGAAGGTGGTATTGGCTTTATTCATAAGAATATGTCAATCGAGCAGCAAGCTGAAATGGTTCGCCAGGTTAAAATTTACGAAGCTGGTGTGGTTTCTCACCCAGTAACTGTAAGCCCTGACGCGACAATCGCTGATGTTGTAGCCCTTACTCAAAAACACGGCTTTGCCGGTTTCCCTGTTGTTACTGAAACAAACGAATTGGTTGGTATTATTACTGGCCGTGACGTTCGCTTTGTTACTGACCTTTCTAAGAAAGTTGATGTAGTAATGACGCCTAAAGCTCGCCTTGCTTCTGTTAAAGAAGGTGCAACTCGTGAAGAAGTTCAAGAGAAAATGCACGAAGCGCGTGTTGAAAAAGTTCTTGTTGTAAATGATGACTTCCAACTGACTGGAATGATCACTGCAAAAGATTTCCACAAAGCAGAACGCAAACCAAACGCTTGTAAAGATGAGCGCGGCAGCCTACGTGTAGGTGCAGCTGTTGGTGCTGGTGCTGGTAACGAAGAGCGCGTTGCTGCTCTAGTTGAAGCTGGCGTAGACGTTCTACTTATCGACTCTTCACACGGTCACTCTGAAGGCGTACTTAACCGTATCCGCGAAACTCGCGCTGCATACCCTGATCTACAAATCATCGGTGGTAACGTAGCAACTGGTGCTGGCGCTCGTGCTCTTATCGAAGCTGGTGTTAGTGCGGTTAAAGTAGGTATCGGCCCGGGTTCAATCTGTACGACTCGTATCGTTACTGGTGTTGGTGTTCCTCAAGTAACAGCAATCGCAGACGCTGCTGAAGTTGCAAACGAATACGGTATTCCAGTAATCGCAGATGGCGGCATCCGCTTCTCTGGCGATATCTGTAAAGCTATCGTTGCTGGCGCATCTTGTGTGATGGTTGGTTCAATGTTCGCTGGTACTGAAGAAGCACCGGGTGAAGTTATCCTTTACAACGGTCGTTCTTACAAGTCTTACCGTGGTATGGGTTCTCTTGGCGCTATGTCTCAAGGTTCTTCTGACCGTTACTTCCAATCTGACAACGCTGCAGACAAGCTTGTTCCAGAAGGTATTGAAGGTCGTATCGCATACAAAGGTCGTCTAAAAGAGATCGTTCACCAACAGATGGGCGGTCTACGCTCAAGCATGGGCCTAACAGGTTCTGCAACTGTTGAAGACATGCGTACTAAAGCTGAGTTTGTTCGTATCTCTGGTGCGGGCATGAAAGAATCTCACGTACACGATGTTCAAATCACGAAAGAAGCACCTAACTACCGTTTAGGTTAA